One window of Apteryx mantelli isolate bAptMan1 chromosome 8, bAptMan1.hap1, whole genome shotgun sequence genomic DNA carries:
- the DBT gene encoding lipoamide acyltransferase component of branched-chain alpha-keto acid dehydrogenase complex, mitochondrial, translating to MAAAAALRSGYRTAGRLVCVHHIRSCSSIQFIKSKYVCLFDKSALKFSHQQRLFRTSAVSCGQIVQFKLSDIGEGITEVTVKEWYIKEGDSVSQFDSICEVQSDKASVTITSRYDGIIRKLHYNLDEIAYVGKPLVDIEIDASKGVAPEEDVVETPAMSHEEHTHQEIKGHKTLATPAVRRLAMENNIKLSEVVGTGKDNRILKEDILNYLAKQTGAILPPSPKAEIIPPLPKSETVPAAPKDKARKIPVPVSRPIAFSGKDKTEAITGFHKAMVKTMSAALKIPHFGYCDEIDLTQLIQLREELKPLAQTRGVKLSFMPFFIKAASLGLLQYPILNASLDESCQNITYKASHNIGVAMDTEQGLIVPNVKNVQVCSVFEIASELNRLQSLGSAGQLGTNDLTGGTFTLSNIGTIGGTYTKPVILPPEVAIGALGKIQVLPRFNGKGEVFKAQIMNVSWSADHRIIDGATMARFSNLWKSYLENPASMLLDLK from the exons GTTTGTGTTCACCACATTAGATCGTGCAGCAGCATTCAGTTTATAAAATCAAAATATGTGTGCCTGTTTGACAAATCTGCCCTCAAGTTTAGTCATCAACAGCGATTATTCAGAACATCTGCTG ttTCATGTGGCCAAATTGTTCAGTTTAAGCTTTCTGACATTGGAGAAGGGATTACAGAGGTGACTGTGAAAGAATG GTATATTAAAGAAGGTGATAGTGTGTCTCAGTTTGATAGCATTTGTGAAGTTCAAAGTGATAAAGCTTCTGTTACTATTACTAGTCGTTATGATGGCATCATTAGAAAACTCCATTACAATTTAGATGAAATTGCTTATGTTGGAAAACCATTAGTGGACATTGAAATTGATGCTTCAAAAG GTGTTGCCCCAGAAGAAGATGTTGTTGAAACACCTGCTATGTCTCATGAAGAACACACTCACCAAGAGATAAAAGGTCATAAAACATTGGCAACCCCTGCAGTTCGTCGTCTTGCCATGGAAAACAAT ATTAAATTGAGTGAAGTTGTTGGGACAGGGAAAGATAACAGAATCCTTAAAGAAGACATACTCAATTATTTGGCCAAACAGACAGGAGCTATTTTACCTCCATCACCAAAGGCTGAAATTATCCCACCTTTGCCAAAATCCGAGACAGTGCCAGCTGCTCCAAAGGACAAAGCACGTAAAATTCCTGTACCTGTTTCCAGACCCATTGCATTTTCAGGAAAAGATAAAACTGAAGCTATAACAG gttttcaCAAGGCAATGGTAAAGACTATGAGTGCAGCCTTAAAGATCCCTCACTTTGGTTATTGCGATGAGATTGATTTGACTCAGCTCATTCAGTTGCGAGAAGAGCTGAAACCTCTAGCACAAACTCGTGGAGTTAAGCTTTCCTTTATGCCCTTCTTCATAAAG GCAGCTTCTCTGGGATTATTGCAGTATCCTATTCTTAATGCTTCTTTGGATGAAAGCTGTCAAAATATCACATATAAG GCTTCGCACAACATTGGAGTTGCTATGGACACAGAGCAAGGTTTAATTGTCCCAAATGTGAAAAATGTTCAAGTCTGTAGTGTATTTGAGATTGCTTCTGAATTAAATCGTCTACAATCCCTGGGCTCTGCAGGCCAACTGGGAACAAATGACCTCACTGGGGGAACATTCACCCTTTCAAATATTGGCACA ATTGGTGGCACTTACACCAAACCAGTGATACTACCTCCTGAAGTAGCTATTGGAGCGCTTGGAAAGATACAG GTTCTTCCTCGGTTTAATGGAAAAGGTGAAGTATTTAAAGCACAGATAATGAATGTGAGTTGGTCAGCTGATCACCGCATTATTGATGGAGCTACAATGGCCCGGTTTTCTAACTTGTGGAAATCTTATTTGGAGAATCCTGCTTCAATGCTGCTAGACCTTAAATAA